A window of the Desulfobacula toluolica Tol2 genome harbors these coding sequences:
- the thrC gene encoding threonine synthase, producing MKLDFFPEDIRPHIIPETREGLYYKCLGCSAEYPIEKLLYVCPECNQVLLIQDRNAASLQKIPGAVWQKIFDFRKMLKIPALKGIYRYHEFIGPCIPLESIVYLGEGHTPIVEANQTLQKKVGLSFFYKNDGQNPSASFKDRGMASAVSSIKYLIDQKLVSDVIAICASTGDTSAAASLYASYLDPLIKSAVLLPHKKVTSQQLSQPLGSGAHVFEIPGVFDDCMKIVEHLSTQYSVVLLNSKNAWRILGQESYSYEIAQDFEWDMKDKVVVVPIGNAGNISAVMNGFIKFYEANIIDCLPKIIGVQSEHADPVFQYYLEPDETKRKFVPVDTKPSVAQAAMIGNPVSMPRVVHIAKKYNSLAGRQQVFFVQVTEQSIMDWQLLANKNGHITCTQGGECLAGLVKALDKKIVNKKDTAILDATAHAIKFSEFQDLYFNSKIPKDYHIDSDPDKINLPSLILPDNPNMVPSQKKRLGEKDFQNFVKDISEKIAERLSLKVSL from the coding sequence ATGAAGCTTGATTTCTTTCCTGAGGATATACGACCTCATATCATACCAGAGACAAGAGAAGGGCTGTATTACAAATGCCTTGGATGTTCTGCCGAATATCCCATTGAAAAACTTTTGTATGTTTGCCCTGAGTGTAATCAGGTACTGCTCATCCAGGATCGAAATGCCGCCTCCCTACAAAAAATTCCAGGGGCTGTATGGCAAAAAATATTTGATTTCAGAAAAATGTTGAAAATCCCCGCACTCAAGGGAATTTACCGGTATCATGAATTTATCGGACCCTGCATCCCTCTGGAGTCCATTGTTTACCTTGGCGAAGGTCACACCCCCATTGTTGAAGCCAATCAAACCCTGCAAAAGAAAGTCGGGCTATCCTTTTTTTATAAAAACGACGGACAAAACCCCAGTGCATCTTTTAAAGACCGTGGTATGGCCAGTGCCGTGTCAAGCATCAAATATCTCATCGACCAAAAACTGGTATCGGATGTTATTGCCATATGTGCCTCCACGGGTGACACATCTGCTGCAGCATCACTCTATGCCTCCTATCTGGACCCTTTAATCAAATCCGCTGTTCTTTTACCACACAAAAAGGTAACGTCTCAACAATTGTCACAACCACTGGGAAGCGGCGCGCATGTATTTGAAATTCCAGGTGTTTTTGACGACTGCATGAAAATTGTGGAACATTTGTCAACCCAGTATTCAGTGGTGCTTTTAAATTCAAAAAATGCCTGGCGCATTTTAGGTCAAGAATCTTATTCATATGAAATTGCCCAAGATTTTGAATGGGATATGAAAGACAAAGTGGTGGTGGTTCCCATTGGGAATGCAGGCAATATTTCAGCGGTAATGAACGGGTTTATCAAATTTTATGAAGCCAATATCATTGACTGCCTGCCAAAAATTATAGGCGTTCAGTCAGAACATGCAGATCCTGTTTTTCAATACTACCTTGAACCTGATGAGACCAAAAGAAAATTTGTACCCGTGGATACAAAACCAAGCGTGGCCCAGGCGGCCATGATTGGAAATCCGGTTTCAATGCCAAGGGTTGTACACATTGCAAAAAAATACAATTCACTTGCCGGTCGCCAACAGGTATTCTTTGTTCAGGTAACAGAACAATCCATCATGGATTGGCAGCTTCTGGCCAATAAGAACGGACATATTACCTGCACCCAGGGTGGAGAGTGCCTTGCAGGACTTGTGAAAGCACTTGACAAAAAAATTGTCAACAAAAAAGATACCGCCATCCTTGATGCAACAGCACATGCCATTAAATTTTCAGAATTTCAGGACCTTTATTTTAACTCAAAAATTCCCAAAGATTATCACATTGATTCCGACCCGGATAAAATCAATTTGCCGTCTCTTATATTGCCTGATAATCCGAATAT
- the serS gene encoding serine--tRNA ligase, which translates to MLDLKYVKNNLEIVKNGMKKRNAKLNFASLLENDDKRKALLLEIEKLRHKRNVVSDEIAKIKKSGHDAGPLIKEMRDVSETIKKLDKELSTIKALINEFLISIPNIPHEDVPMGKDDTQNRLEKTQGQPKQFDFKIKPHWEIGENLGILDFTRAAKLTGARFPLYIGKGARLERALINFMLDIHTSQHGYTEALPPFIVNKTTMTGTGQLPKFEEDLFKIEGLDYYLIPTSEVPITNIYSNEILDESMLPCKFTAYTPCFRSEAGSYGRDTKGLIRQHQFNKVEMVKLTTPETSFDELQSLLANAEKILQLLELPYQVVTLCTGDLGFSATKTYDIEVWMPGQDDQGKYREISSCSNCLDFQARRANIRFRRKGNKKPEYVHTLNGSGLAVGRTFAAILENYQQADGSVLIPDALIPYMGGQKVIRHEA; encoded by the coding sequence ATGCTGGATTTAAAATATGTAAAAAATAATCTGGAAATTGTTAAAAATGGAATGAAAAAAAGAAATGCTAAACTTAACTTTGCATCTCTTTTGGAAAATGATGACAAAAGAAAAGCCCTGCTTTTAGAAATAGAAAAGTTAAGACATAAAAGGAACGTGGTTTCAGATGAGATCGCCAAAATAAAAAAATCCGGCCATGACGCTGGGCCTCTTATTAAAGAAATGAGAGATGTGTCTGAAACAATCAAAAAACTGGACAAAGAACTTTCAACCATAAAAGCACTCATCAATGAGTTTCTTATTTCCATACCAAACATCCCCCATGAGGATGTTCCCATGGGTAAAGATGATACCCAAAACCGGCTGGAAAAAACCCAGGGGCAGCCAAAACAATTTGATTTTAAAATAAAACCCCATTGGGAAATTGGTGAAAATTTAGGAATTCTTGATTTTACAAGGGCTGCCAAACTGACCGGTGCAAGATTTCCGCTCTATATTGGAAAAGGGGCAAGACTTGAAAGAGCCCTCATCAATTTCATGCTGGACATCCACACATCCCAACACGGCTACACAGAGGCTCTTCCCCCCTTTATTGTAAATAAAACCACCATGACCGGAACCGGTCAATTACCCAAGTTTGAAGAAGACCTGTTTAAAATCGAAGGCTTGGATTACTACCTGATTCCGACCTCTGAAGTTCCAATAACCAATATTTATTCCAATGAAATCCTTGACGAGTCAATGCTCCCCTGCAAATTTACAGCGTATACACCATGTTTCAGGTCAGAGGCTGGTTCATACGGCAGGGATACAAAAGGACTGATCCGACAACACCAGTTTAATAAAGTGGAAATGGTTAAATTAACAACGCCAGAAACCTCTTTTGATGAACTTCAATCTCTGCTGGCAAATGCCGAAAAGATCCTTCAGCTTCTTGAACTGCCCTATCAAGTCGTTACACTTTGCACTGGTGATTTAGGGTTTTCAGCCACAAAAACCTATGATATAGAAGTCTGGATGCCTGGCCAGGACGACCAGGGCAAATACAGGGAAATCTCCTCCTGCAGCAATTGTCTGGATTTTCAGGCCAGGCGTGCCAACATACGCTTTAGAAGAAAAGGCAATAAAAAACCGGAATATGTTCATACTTTAAATGGTTCAGGACTGGCTGTGGGAAGAACATTTGCCGCCATATTAGAAAATTATCAGCAGGCAGATGGATCGGTCTTGATTCCAGATGCTTTAATACCTTACATGGGAGGCCAAAAGGTGATTCGTCATGAAGCTTGA
- a CDS encoding 5-formyltetrahydrofolate cyclo-ligase, producing the protein MDEIKNGKNNNLAVVAERLAKLTKEELSEKYKIIEAKLFEFANFMEAHLAFLYTPVSNEIPTERIIKKALQIEKGLVLPVFTDSKNAINLYKISDYDKDLITSANDILEPNIEKCKKISLEAVDIAIIPGLAFDDKGGRIGFGNNFYSKLITKLPETCRKVSLAYEDQIVDQIQMESRKYTVDIIITDKRVIYKI; encoded by the coding sequence ATGGATGAAATAAAGAATGGGAAGAATAATAATTTAGCAGTGGTGGCTGAACGGCTTGCAAAGCTCACAAAAGAAGAACTTTCTGAAAAATATAAAATTATTGAGGCTAAACTTTTTGAGTTTGCCAATTTCATGGAAGCCCACCTGGCGTTTTTATATACCCCGGTGAGTAATGAAATTCCCACTGAAAGAATTATCAAAAAAGCGCTACAGATAGAAAAAGGACTTGTCTTGCCGGTCTTTACCGATTCAAAAAATGCAATCAATCTTTATAAAATAAGTGATTATGATAAAGATCTTATCACAAGTGCCAATGATATCCTTGAACCAAATATTGAAAAATGCAAGAAGATATCATTGGAAGCTGTTGATATTGCCATTATCCCGGGGCTTGCGTTTGACGACAAAGGTGGCCGAATTGGGTTTGGTAATAATTTTTACAGCAAATTGATAACAAAACTGCCTGAAACCTGCAGGAAAGTATCCCTTGCCTATGAGGATCAGATTGTTGATCAGATCCAGATGGAATCCAGAAAGTATACCGTTGATATTATCATAACGGATAAACGGGTGATTTATAAAATATAA
- a CDS encoding potassium channel family protein — protein sequence MNRLQQIIRTIIISWVMFFMGVTGYMVIEKWSFLDAAYMTAITVTTVGFMEVHETSPAGKIFTIILMIAGVGYFLYITGVIIQSIVEGEMQSILGRKRLDRKISKLKNHYIVCGYGRIGRVLCQLIKDETKDIVVIENDDTLIESLEKDKMHYLHGDSSDEDLLAKAGIAKASFLVAALGTDTANVFLVLTAKQLNPDIYIMARASSPKVRKKLMVAGANLVESPYVTGAVSMGLKLLRPSVSSFLDIALSRRSQAIQIEELFVPKSSRYTNVALKDSGIRQDFNLIIISIKKSSGEMLFNPHFETLIEPLDTVIVMGKTPDLRKFAKEINPEKK from the coding sequence ATGAATCGACTTCAGCAAATCATACGAACAATTATCATTTCCTGGGTGATGTTTTTTATGGGAGTGACCGGATATATGGTGATCGAAAAATGGAGTTTCCTTGATGCCGCCTATATGACTGCCATAACCGTTACGACAGTCGGCTTTATGGAGGTACATGAAACAAGTCCCGCCGGAAAAATATTTACCATCATCCTTATGATTGCAGGTGTCGGCTATTTTCTTTACATTACCGGTGTTATAATACAATCCATTGTTGAAGGGGAAATGCAATCAATATTGGGGAGGAAAAGATTGGACAGAAAAATCAGTAAGTTGAAAAACCATTATATTGTATGCGGATACGGCCGTATAGGGAGAGTATTGTGTCAACTGATCAAAGACGAGACCAAGGATATTGTAGTAATAGAAAATGATGATACCCTTATTGAGTCATTGGAAAAAGATAAAATGCATTACCTTCATGGGGATTCATCTGACGAAGATCTCCTGGCAAAAGCGGGCATTGCAAAAGCCTCATTTTTAGTTGCCGCACTTGGAACGGACACAGCAAATGTCTTTCTTGTCTTAACGGCAAAACAGCTAAACCCTGATATTTATATTATGGCCCGGGCCAGCAGTCCGAAGGTAAGAAAAAAACTCATGGTTGCCGGGGCTAATCTGGTTGAGTCCCCCTATGTTACAGGAGCTGTTTCCATGGGATTAAAACTATTAAGACCAAGTGTCAGCAGCTTTCTTGATATTGCATTATCCAGAAGAAGCCAGGCCATTCAAATTGAAGAGCTTTTTGTCCCGAAAAGCTCCAGGTATACCAATGTTGCATTAAAAGATTCCGGGATCAGGCAGGATTTCAATCTCATCATAATATCCATAAAAAAATCCTCTGGAGAAATGTTGTTTAACCCCCACTTTGAAACCTTGATTGAACCCCTGGACACGGTCATTGTCATGGGGAAAACACCTGACTTAAGGAAATTTGCTAAAGAAATTAACCCGGAAAAAAAATAA
- a CDS encoding Ig-like domain-containing protein: MRSIKYLTMIILALLIITGCNDDGDVVSNDDVAVDEIATGLPAVIFIDSITPETIGVAGSGISNISIITFSVHDDSGNPVSDDNLVEFKISTPMGGGEKLSATEAKTQNGKVSVSLISGTVSGTVGINAIYNDGDTNFSTEAKVTIVSGLPAAEQLGIAIESFNMAGGRTFGLQNKITAYLGDRYGNVVPDGTKVSFMSEGGTIGTSDGFEASTVFGVAEATLQTSPPTTPYLGGVDGSSKSNPGLCRVVVYTPGDEGFYDINGNNIYDEGIDTLTVDMSEPYIDANDNGQYDSGEKYIDSDGSGLFTQADGKYQSNTIIWDSLNVLFSDNQAPLNLTKNFNIDRINGGSYPLIYYLGDVYGNALVGGTTVKITTSGTFNNAELTGDTDFVLPDSNGLGEAHTVGLLITPQGTEEADNGSLEVIVTVTPPTGSSVGGNSSGPVTDTTGPL; the protein is encoded by the coding sequence ATGAGATCAATAAAATATTTAACCATGATAATACTCGCACTGTTGATTATAACAGGCTGTAACGATGACGGAGATGTGGTCAGTAACGATGATGTAGCAGTAGATGAGATTGCCACAGGATTACCAGCTGTTATTTTTATTGACAGTATTACTCCTGAAACGATCGGTGTAGCGGGTTCCGGCATCTCAAACATATCTATTATAACCTTTTCAGTTCATGACGATTCAGGCAATCCCGTCTCTGATGATAATCTGGTTGAATTTAAAATTTCCACACCTATGGGGGGGGGAGAAAAATTATCAGCAACCGAAGCCAAAACACAGAACGGTAAGGTTTCTGTTTCCCTTATCAGTGGTACTGTTTCAGGTACAGTGGGAATTAATGCGATTTATAATGACGGTGATACTAATTTTTCAACAGAAGCAAAAGTTACTATTGTCAGCGGTCTGCCGGCTGCAGAACAGCTTGGCATAGCTATTGAATCTTTTAATATGGCGGGCGGCAGGACATTTGGACTTCAGAACAAAATTACAGCATACTTGGGGGATAGATACGGTAATGTTGTGCCGGATGGAACAAAGGTAAGTTTTATGTCCGAGGGGGGAACGATTGGAACCAGTGATGGGTTTGAAGCTTCTACTGTTTTTGGAGTTGCCGAAGCAACTTTGCAGACCTCTCCTCCAACGACTCCTTATCTGGGGGGGGTGGACGGCTCATCAAAAAGCAATCCCGGCTTATGTAGAGTGGTAGTGTATACTCCTGGAGATGAAGGATTTTATGATATTAATGGTAACAATATTTATGATGAAGGCATAGATACTTTGACTGTGGATATGAGTGAACCCTATATTGATGCCAATGACAACGGCCAGTATGACAGTGGAGAAAAATATATTGACAGCGATGGAAGCGGTTTGTTTACACAAGCCGATGGAAAATATCAGTCAAATACCATTATATGGGATAGTTTGAACGTCCTTTTTTCTGATAACCAAGCGCCACTTAATTTGACCAAAAATTTCAATATTGATAGAATCAACGGGGGGAGTTATCCATTAATCTATTACCTCGGCGATGTGTATGGCAATGCCCTGGTTGGTGGAACTACTGTTAAAATAACCACTTCAGGTACATTTAACAACGCTGAATTAACAGGAGATACCGACTTTGTTTTACCCGATTCTAATGGGCTTGGAGAAGCACATACTGTTGGCTTGTTGATAACTCCTCAAGGCACAGAAGAAGCTGACAACGGTTCTCTGGAGGTAATAGTAACCGTAACGCCTCCAACTGGTAGTAGTGTGGGTGGAAATTCCAGCGGCCCTGTAACTGACACGACGGGTCCGCTCTAA
- a CDS encoding protein-L-isoaspartate(D-aspartate) O-methyltransferase, translated as MNDEPKKFVRWRREMVEKQIMSRGITDPLVLEAMRTVPRHLFVSEALVESAYGDFPLPIGEGQTISQPYIIAEMTQSLKLKGHERVLEIGTGSGYQAAILAKIVYKVYTIERNNTLFLQTRKLFDRLKYYNIVTRYSDGTQGWKQESPFDAIIVTAGGQQIPAPLIEQLAIGGRLIMPVGSNFLQELLHLEKTEDGIKTTNLGACRFVRLIGQHGWDE; from the coding sequence ATGAACGACGAACCTAAAAAATTTGTCCGCTGGCGTCGTGAAATGGTTGAAAAACAGATTATGTCACGGGGAATAACAGATCCATTGGTTCTTGAGGCAATGAGAACAGTGCCAAGGCATTTGTTTGTCAGTGAAGCCCTTGTCGAAAGCGCATATGGGGATTTCCCGCTTCCCATTGGAGAGGGGCAGACAATTTCTCAACCCTATATTATTGCTGAGATGACTCAGAGTCTCAAGTTAAAAGGCCATGAAAGAGTTCTTGAGATCGGTACAGGATCAGGGTATCAGGCTGCCATCCTGGCTAAGATCGTCTATAAGGTGTATACCATTGAAAGAAACAATACCTTGTTTTTGCAAACAAGAAAGCTTTTTGACAGGTTGAAATACTATAATATTGTTACCAGATATAGCGACGGAACCCAGGGTTGGAAACAGGAAAGTCCGTTTGATGCTATTATTGTTACTGCCGGGGGCCAGCAGATTCCTGCACCGCTGATTGAACAGCTTGCAATCGGGGGGCGTCTTATTATGCCGGTGGGCAGTAATTTTTTACAGGAACTGCTACATCTTGAAAAGACAGAAGACGGAATAAAAACAACAAACCTTGGTGCTTGCAGATTTGTAAGATTGATTGGTCAGCATGGCTGGGATGAGTAG
- a CDS encoding DUF368 domain-containing protein — MKSQIELPSLVKELFIGFCLGMANIIPGVSGGTFLLIFKIYERVFSILNNINKANTLYLFHLILKFFFKADKLQTFKIFMEFLEKKDFIFLFKLMAGAVAAIISLSSLMKYLIVHQFSITYSLFFGLILISIIIPVKMLTDKKFYLIFFVLMGTISTLYVTYAVNPYDKVKMKSDVYAGKYLQTQSLQNRDLKQDFQKEKQESAAFFFTGKYTFDEYLYAGICGAVAVSAMVLPGISGSLVLILMGEYFEVVSAISGLKTFNLDNVAFLGCFTMGIILGGLLFVRLVTAVLKRYYNAAMAFLIGLMAGSLFALWPFKKSIVMAQYYIKEDGVIRMVQDVKVYTNINELPFIGIEFYLSIASFIIGCSIMFLFVKKEVN, encoded by the coding sequence ATGAAAAGTCAAATTGAGCTTCCTTCACTGGTCAAAGAGCTTTTTATCGGATTTTGCCTGGGAATGGCAAATATTATTCCCGGGGTTTCAGGCGGTACATTTCTTCTGATTTTTAAAATTTATGAACGTGTCTTTTCCATTCTGAATAATATCAATAAAGCTAATACTCTCTATCTTTTCCACCTTATTCTAAAATTTTTTTTTAAAGCAGATAAACTGCAAACATTTAAAATTTTTATGGAATTTTTAGAAAAAAAGGATTTTATTTTTCTGTTTAAGTTGATGGCTGGTGCGGTGGCAGCTATTATTTCCCTTTCAAGCCTGATGAAATATTTGATTGTTCATCAGTTTTCCATTACCTATTCTTTATTTTTCGGGTTGATTCTGATTTCCATCATCATACCTGTAAAAATGTTGACGGATAAAAAGTTTTATCTGATTTTTTTTGTTTTGATGGGTACAATCTCGACCCTTTATGTAACCTATGCTGTTAACCCTTACGATAAAGTAAAGATGAAATCAGATGTTTACGCAGGCAAGTATTTGCAGACCCAGTCTTTACAGAATCGGGATTTAAAACAGGATTTTCAAAAAGAAAAACAAGAGAGTGCAGCCTTTTTTTTTACTGGGAAATATACGTTTGATGAGTATCTGTATGCAGGCATTTGCGGGGCGGTTGCGGTTTCAGCAATGGTTCTTCCCGGCATAAGCGGGTCTCTGGTGCTTATTTTGATGGGTGAGTATTTTGAAGTTGTTTCCGCCATCTCAGGGCTAAAGACATTTAACTTGGATAATGTTGCTTTTTTAGGGTGTTTTACAATGGGCATTATTCTGGGCGGGCTTTTATTTGTAAGGCTTGTCACTGCGGTTTTAAAAAGATATTATAATGCAGCAATGGCTTTTCTTATCGGGTTGATGGCAGGGTCTTTATTCGCGTTGTGGCCTTTTAAAAAAAGCATTGTCATGGCGCAGTACTATATCAAAGAGGATGGTGTGATCCGTATGGTTCAAGATGTAAAAGTCTATACAAATATAAATGAGCTTCCCTTCATTGGAATAGAATTTTATCTTTCAATAGCATCCTTTATTATCGGATGCAGTATTATGTTTTTGTTTGTTAAAAAAGAAGTGAATTAA
- the epmA gene encoding EF-P lysine aminoacylase EpmA, translating into MIQAIRDFFTGNHYLEVDTPIRCPSVIPEAQIDPVTTEGHFLQASPELCMKRLLSKGFDKIFQICKCFRKNERGSHHLPELTMLEWYAKDNTYLDLMNQCKGLIQFIASRLSLGNKIRYQDKRIQLAAPWEKLTVEQAFDMYADKSLNTALEDNSFDEIMSFQIEPCLGNATPVFLYDYPARLASLAKLKPDNPACAQRFEFYMAGIELANGFTELTDPVEQQLRFEKENQIRISQNKAKIPVPEKFLKDLETMPDAAGIAMGVDRLVMIFCNAPSIDHIVTFTPESL; encoded by the coding sequence GTGATTCAAGCCATAAGGGATTTTTTTACCGGCAATCACTATCTTGAAGTCGATACGCCCATCCGGTGTCCGTCTGTTATTCCCGAAGCCCAGATTGATCCTGTAACCACTGAAGGCCATTTTCTCCAGGCGTCACCAGAACTTTGCATGAAACGGCTGTTATCAAAAGGATTTGATAAAATATTTCAGATCTGCAAATGCTTCAGAAAAAACGAACGAGGATCACATCACCTGCCGGAATTAACCATGCTGGAGTGGTATGCAAAAGATAACACCTACCTTGATTTAATGAATCAATGCAAGGGGTTAATTCAATTTATTGCGTCAAGACTGTCCCTTGGAAACAAAATCAGGTATCAGGATAAACGTATCCAATTAGCCGCCCCATGGGAAAAGCTGACTGTTGAGCAGGCCTTTGATATGTATGCGGATAAAAGCCTCAACACAGCATTGGAAGACAACAGCTTTGATGAAATAATGAGCTTTCAAATAGAGCCCTGCCTTGGGAATGCAACACCTGTCTTTTTGTATGATTATCCGGCACGCCTGGCATCATTGGCAAAACTCAAACCGGACAATCCGGCCTGTGCCCAGAGATTTGAATTTTATATGGCCGGTATTGAGCTTGCCAACGGATTTACGGAACTGACCGACCCTGTGGAACAACAGCTGAGATTTGAAAAAGAAAATCAGATCCGGATATCTCAAAATAAAGCCAAGATTCCTGTCCCGGAAAAGTTTCTCAAAGATCTTGAAACCATGCCCGATGCCGCAGGTATTGCCATGGGTGTTGACAGACTTGTCATGATTTTTTGCAATGCACCATCCATTGACCATATCGTGACCTTCACACCGGAATCGCTTTAA
- a CDS encoding histone deacetylase family protein yields MLKAHHKTGLVFFPAFDWAIDPTHPEREERLLYTQDQVIEEGIFDISGIIEYKPEIVTNQDIRRAHFCVPSEKAVTTESHLISAGGAKAIADAVLNKEVKNGFALVRPPGHHAMRVSHGGRGFCHINIEAIMVEYIRSQFGIKKIAIVDTDCHHGDGTNDIFWHDPDVLFISLHQDGRTMYPGTGFPGELGGPNAKGSNLNIPLPPGTSTEGYLYVIRNCVLPVLEEFKPDLIVNSAGQDNHYTDPLTNMNFSAQGYAKLTTLLKPDIAVLEGGYSIEGALPYVNLGIILAMAGLDYSGVVEPDFNPERLKQSVSITDKIKKTTDLVNSYWNQKDELRQKAGKPGELQIRHREIFYDTDNIFERQKEKVRICPDCGGCFEIDSNATPGRHILAVHIPINACKACIEAGYKFFDQADKSKFDKIFLQDRPKDTYQTK; encoded by the coding sequence ATGTTAAAGGCACACCACAAAACAGGTCTTGTATTCTTCCCCGCTTTTGACTGGGCTATTGATCCAACCCATCCTGAAAGAGAAGAAAGGCTTCTATATACCCAGGACCAGGTAATAGAGGAAGGCATCTTTGATATCAGCGGTATTATTGAATACAAGCCGGAGATTGTCACCAATCAGGATATCAGGCGAGCGCATTTCTGTGTACCCAGCGAAAAAGCCGTTACCACCGAATCCCATCTCATCAGTGCCGGTGGGGCCAAGGCCATTGCAGATGCTGTTTTAAACAAAGAAGTGAAAAACGGATTCGCCCTTGTTCGTCCTCCGGGTCATCATGCCATGAGGGTTTCCCATGGCGGCAGAGGGTTTTGCCACATCAATATCGAAGCCATCATGGTCGAGTATATCAGATCTCAATTCGGTATTAAAAAAATAGCAATTGTTGATACTGATTGCCATCACGGGGATGGGACCAATGATATTTTCTGGCATGATCCTGATGTATTGTTCATCTCCCTTCATCAGGATGGCAGAACCATGTATCCCGGCACAGGCTTTCCCGGCGAATTGGGTGGCCCCAATGCCAAAGGTTCAAATCTGAACATCCCTTTACCGCCCGGCACATCTACGGAAGGGTATCTCTATGTTATTAGAAATTGTGTGTTACCTGTTTTAGAAGAATTCAAACCTGATCTTATTGTTAACTCTGCAGGCCAAGACAATCATTATACAGATCCATTGACCAATATGAATTTTTCAGCCCAGGGATATGCAAAACTTACCACCCTTCTAAAACCGGACATTGCCGTTCTTGAAGGCGGATATTCTATTGAAGGCGCGCTTCCCTATGTGAACCTGGGCATTATCCTTGCCATGGCAGGTCTTGATTATTCCGGCGTTGTTGAACCGGATTTCAATCCTGAACGTCTTAAACAATCGGTCAGTATCACGGACAAAATCAAAAAGACCACGGATCTTGTCAATTCCTATTGGAATCAGAAAGACGAATTAAGACAAAAAGCCGGAAAGCCCGGAGAACTCCAGATCAGACACCGGGAAATATTTTATGATACAGATAATATTTTTGAACGGCAAAAAGAAAAAGTCCGAATCTGTCCGGACTGTGGTGGTTGTTTTGAGATAGATTCCAATGCCACGCCAGGACGCCATATTCTTGCCGTACATATCCCTATCAACGCCTGTAAAGCCTGTATTGAAGCAGGCTATAAGTTTTTTGACCAAGCTGATAAAAGCAAATTTGATAAAATATTTTTACAGGATCGACCAAAAGATACATATCAAACAAAGTAA